ccgcttccctcggtaaggtgcaggctgcgtcggagaggtgagtatagcaatattttttattttaattctctcttttacacatttttacattaatgttgtttcgataccgatacccgatatcacaaaaatatcggatctcggtatcggaattccgatacagcaagtatcggccgatacccgatacttgcagtatcggaatgctcaacactacacatgacacacagtctctacaatatctaccgtattttccggcgtataagacgactttttaacccccgaaaatcttcttaaaagtcgggggtcgtcttatacgccgggaatcgtcgtgtacgccggtgtatatggtgggtggggagggggagtgatcctgatgacgagggggcgtctcacaggaaagtgagtaatccccattaccttatcctagcggtgcagcgtgggggtgtcagtgctgggagcggcggcggctgctgtgttctggtgcggcggctcctcttctgtgtggggcctctgtgctgtgaggtggcggcggcagcggcgtatctttatccagttggggctcctccggcatctccttagccctggaggccccgccgcaactccatcggtgcaatgtggtggcctccgggaaaatggccgctgctcagattcagatctcgtgtcccgagatttcgggacgagatctgaatctgagcagcggccattttcccggaggccaccgcatcgcacctattgagctgcctccgggaaaatggccgctgcattgcaccgatggagttgcggcggggcctccagggctaaggagatgccggaggagccccaactggataaagatatgccgccgccaccgccacctcacagcacagaggccccacacagaagaggagccgccgcaccagagcacagcagccgccgcaccagagcacagcagccgccgccgccactcccagcactgagacccccacgctgcaccgctacgataaggtaatgggggatactcactttcctgtgagacgccccctcggcatcaggatcactccccccccccaaaaggcacatattcaccggccctataagacgacatagggtgtataagaagacccccgacttttaagaagattttatattttaactggtaaagttggggggtcgtcttatacgcccagtcgtcttatacgccggaaaatacggtatatgctatcatctatttcaaaagaattataataaagattgttttacaagaaccaagaagaagacatcaagatgaagaccagatgacatcagatgatgatcagacctgagatgcttcaagtagatatagggaggtataattatatattttatatgaatattagtcacggcttaccataacatgaatttacatattatattattgagtacgtataacaatattattattattattgatattatgaacactaaattatttaaccaaagaagaagaaaagaagaaagaagatcttattaatatatttaatttgagggttccaatcaatgtctgtcaccctcaaaagggggaattgttaaatattaattaattgaattattcttattcaatcctgtactgagcacattgcttcttgctgacagtacaaagggctatttctgtgcatgaagctcagagtataagtcaactccatataaagggcaacacgtggtctgtaggacacatatataaacgtctcttaggagggtgtggggccttttgtcacgtgggggctgtcacctcctgccttcaccatcattctccatggacatcagacaagaaagcaacagctggtagcggtagccatgatgaccttcagatttcacacagacagacggcttttaccattcaaaactttgggaaagatgagtaacaagcgctgatatctacacatggacaatctgttcgtaactatttcatctattttatgttttggtgcaatgtggtttttctgtggacaattcaataaaccactacccttttctatgagaatatcatgacattttttctttaagagtaacgcacctggttaagtcctaattaaataaatgtgcaaaaataagcatatttaacaccttcccatttaaatatttttctgttttttcatgactgtgaaaattgtacattcacactgaaggcatcaaaactatgaattaacacatgtggaattatatacttaacaaaaaaaagtgtgaaacaactgaaattatatcttatattctaggatctttaaagtagccaccttttgctttgatgactgctttgcacactcttggcattctctttatgagcttcaagaggtagtcaccggaaatggttttcactttacaggtgtgcgctgtcaggtttaataagtgggatttcttgccttataaatggggatgggaccatcagttgtgttgtgcagaagtctggtggatacacagctgatagtcctactgaatagactgttagaatttgtattatagtacatagtcatgaaaatacataaaaatctttaaatgagaaggtgtgtccaaacttttcctcTGTACTGTATGAGGAAATTTTTAGCGACAGCCAACAGTGTTGTTGTGGCGCCTATGATTGTTAAATTCAACTATTCAAACAGTTGCAAAAATATAACCTTATTTATattgcttttctttttttcttttttcttttttaaatattaaTGATATTCTCCCTGCAACTAAACTGAaatgtcatttaaccccttcacccctggagctttttccgttttttcgttttcgtttttcgctcccctccttcctagagccataacttttttatttttccgtcaatatggccatgtgagggcttattttttgcgggacgagatgtactattgaacgatatcattggttttaccatgccgtgtaacaggaaacgggaaaaaaattccaagtgtcatgaaattgcaaaaaaagtgcaatctcacacttgttttttgtttggcttttttgctaggttcaacaaacgctaaaactaacctgccattatgattctataggtcattacgagttcatagacacctaacatgtctaggttatttttttatctaagtggtgaaaaaaaattccaaagtttgctaaaagaaaaaaaaaattgcgccatattctgatacccgtagcgtctccaattttcatgatctggggtcgggtgagggcttattttttgcatgccgagctgacgtttttaatgataccattttggtgtagatacattcttttgatcacccgttattgcattttaatgcaatgtcgcagcgaccaaaaaaacgtagttttggcgttttgattttttttctcactacgccatttagcggtcaggttaatcctttgtttattttgatagatcgggcgattctgaatgcggcgataccaaatatgtgtatgtttaatttttttttaattgttttattttgattggggcgaaaggggcgtgatttgaaattttatatatatatttttttttttatatttttaaacactttttttttctattttggcatgcttcaatagcctccataggaggctagaagcatgcactactcgatcggctctgctacatagaggtgaaatacagatcacctctatgtagcagaaaggcaggtgtactttgagcgccgaccacagggtggcgctcaaagcaatcggccatcaacaaccatagaggtctcaaggagacttctggttgttatggcaatgcaccgctgacccccgatcatgtgacgggggtcagcagcgcGAGcagtcccggccgcgcggccgggagcgctagttaaatgccgctgtcagcgcttggcggcggcatttaactggttaatgggcgcgggcggatcgcgattccgctcgcgctcattgcgcgcacatgtcagctgtacaaaaaagctgacatgtcgcggctttaaggtgggctcaccgccggagcccaccttaaagcaggggatctgccagctgacgtactattccgtcagctggcagaaaggggtcaaAGAAATTTAAAAAGTGCTAGGTTGTAAAGTTGCTACTCGCAGGTTCACGACGAGAAATTAGCATGTGCCAACATCAGACAATATGGTTGTGGGGTGAGAGGTATATAAAATAAacaatacagaaaaaaataatatactttttatattaaaaataaaaaagaacatggcCACGTGCCTTTTTCCAAATCGGATATGACCAGAATTTCTAGGTATAATCAGGTCCCAAATCCAAGCAACTGCAACTGGCTGCTGTTTCCAGGTGCTGTGCGCACGCATTTAGTACTAGTCTATTACAGCAATAAAGAGGgctaaaaatattattttaaacaACTTAGTTCTCATTTACTTTGGTAGGTAAACAGTTGtatgttaaagcgaacctgtcagcggtTTTGGCAGATAAAAGAtaaggccactgcctttcagggcttatctacagcattctataatgctggagATACGCCCccatccgacctgaaagataaaaaaaaataagatttattatactcacccggagggtagtctggtccgatgggtgtcgcaggtccgggtccggagtctcccatcttcttgcgatgctgccctcctgttgcttcatcaatTCCTGGCATTGCGCTACTGCACAGGTGAACTTatctgccctgtttagggcagaccaaagtactgcagtgtgctggcgcttggaaaagtcagagaggcgcagcgcctgcgtactgcagtactttattctgccttcaacagggcagataagttcgCCTGCGCATGAGCGCGATgtcggggagcgatgaagcaacagaaGGGCGGcggcgcaagaagatgggaggtgccggacccagacctacgacacccatcggaccgggctACACCAGACCGCCtttcccgggtgagtataataaaacttatcttTCTTATCTTTCTGGTCGGACCAGTGGATTATCTATAGAAttataaaatgctgtagataagccctgaaaggcagtggctgcatcttatatcagccaaaactgctgaggccggcctcacactcagcgtataaaattacggtccgttttttacggccgtaatacgcctcaagcttcgaaatacggtgatccgtacgaactccgtaggcaaggtgtggtggcgtattttgcgcaggtaatgttgcgtatgtaatccgtatgtccaccgtattgcgtttttttcacgcaacttgacaaaatggacaattaacggtttttgaggctgaacttgatttaaattaccatcatcaaccctatttaaggcccctaCAACAGGTGTCTCCCTCCCATATGGTCATTTTGTGGTTTGCCATCTGTTGGAGTGTTGGGTTAACATTTGTACCATgtctgaccacctgcagttcaccccaacacagcgggttttgtttaactgggtcttgtcgcgtcggtttggccagccataccctgtgattgtggatccgcgaaggaggagcagaagaatgtgggtgcatcctctgttgacccaacgcctcactaaaggccattttcatcggctatatacagctctgcgggcacatccagaaaagttctatctctactgccgcatgacaatccaaacatttgacagattgttggagatattacgcccaggaataacatttcaggacacaatgatgcgcaaagccatctccgccgaggaacgtcttctccttacattacggtatgtattctacatcctcacataccttttgttgtatttatgggtttcctttatttttgacccagaatatgtgtacattaggtcacaagcagatgTGACAAAGATCATAAAATATTTTAGTTAAGCTCCCTTTGTAATTTTGGTTTGTCCCAGCATTGTTTGGGATTTTTTTATGAGAAATGTTTTGTGTGCACTCTTGACCCATATGTAATTTTTTGGTATGTGTTTCTCTTTCAGATTCCTGGCCACTGGATTGTCATTTGCGGGActccacctggagtttttgattggccaatcaaccatttctggcattgtgcgtttaacatgtcggcaaatatgggatagactcaaggaccttgtgatgcctgagccaaaacaggctgattggctcaaaatagcccatgggttccaggtgaattgtgacttcccaaactgcattggagcggtggatgggaaacatatccgggtacgtaagccgccgaactcgggctcccaattctacaactataagcagtttttctctgtagtactgttagctgtagttgacagtaactacaggtttataattgtagacattggggcctatggccgaactggagactctagggtattcaattcgtctataatgggtcggcggctacgtgacaaccagttacatctcccaccaccacaaccactcccaggctccactgcagaaccaatgcctttttttttggtgggtgatgaggcgttccaactgaccagacacctcatgaggccttatccccggcgcaacctggaccaccgtcggaggatatttaatttgcgcctttctagggcgcggagactggttgagtgtgcatttggtattctggtggcaaaatggcgtgtcctccagactgccatacagctcagtgaggctaccgtcactgaagttatcaaagcatcagtcattttgcacaactttacccgcatacatgattgctttgcagatggtaatgatgaacacatgttgcgtagtgtaattaggccaacaccacatggccctcctccgcgccgtcccctttctggagtcaaagttagggatgttttgacaaattattttgtatctcctcagggttctactccctggcaagattatgctgtttctcagttgtaattttcttattttcttgatgtctttgtgaaatataattttttatgccccagaaaaagtactgtgtgtgttgtgtttccttattgaccctatgtttatgtttctagaatatgtgtgtgatgcaataatgattttgaccaaaacatcatttagctttttcaaaaacattttacttAAAGAACCAGCCTTTTTTGGTTTCCCTGttaacatatttttttcatatgttagttttccttttttagggtgaagtttaaaaccagaaaaaacagaaaaggttaaatggtgccaaaaataacacaaaaccatggtaggcagctcacaaatataaagattaggccacaaaacaacaatacattacaaatccctgtaagttggcgggggagatggtgcctgctctgggtcctggtcagggggcctttgttgggccaatgtgacttcatcctgtgaggatgcactggcttgtggcacagaatactggccttgtccatattggccagttgggtggtgtccataagccaattgtctctgtgcctcatgctgacggacatattggcttgcatcatacccaagcccaaaatggccatgttgtccaaacccaggttgggaccagcctacatcactgggtctggaaaagttgccatattgggattgggggttgtaggctgccatttggtagactgatggcctttgtatatttggtggtgggaggggttgaggtggaggcatacgtggaggaggtgctgcaaatcctgattgatcttgctcctgttgagggaattgaaggcgcaagaggttggtttgggaaagctgccttcgctcaagatattcaaacacctcataggggttatttggagctgtgcttaaatcaatcaggatttgcatacaccctctcacacgtagcctcacctcacggggaaggggtctaaggtaacgggcaaggctgcgggcaaaggcctcctctccatcatccgttgctgccctggccaaataattgaggaccccagcgtcaacatcatttcttgttgcttgcagctctctccttcggcgggctctccgtaaaggcccagctgcctgtggggatgacaccagtgggtgtggagggctgctgctctgggcatgttcctcaggcctttcagcatcatgtggtgctgagggtggtggtgctgctgcatcttcctcacttgctgctgcctgctgtgatgatgatgctgatgggtcctcaaggatggatgctgaagcttggaaagatgggcctgccacctcttcatcaacacttacaggatcgatcagagcctccgattccgacccggtctccctctctgtgaggttagactgtgttctgttaataaaaagccaaaaaaaaagggATTAGTTTTTGCCCATTGTTTAATTACACATCTGTGAGCTATATTGTGTCAAAAAACATACACACAACCTCATATCAGACCAAcatctactccactcttatctcaaattcacacatgaatataccagatttttctgtgggatcacaccaaaggttaacaacactatcacaacacatcataatgtggcctaacatttcaagctcaaacaaaaacaggaagacccacatcttcaaacaatcacagaacatccagtaacaaaccaactaacaaaccactgcatgaacatttctaatctcgcctactaccttctcatccatcccttgtagtaggTAGTGTTGTTtggcgggcagagtcctctctcatcCAGGATCCTTTTTGAATTTAGCCTTGTTTACATTATATTTTGCACTATATTTACACATCCTTACATGTAATTGGCAATGTAAGAACCGTAAAAATAACAAGATAAGATTGATTATCAATCAAAATGTGTGGAGAGGTTATTACTTACTGCCTCAGATTCATACTGACATCCAAAAATGAAAGACGGTCATAGTAGATATATTTCCGCTTCTTGAGTGGGGCTGAtgacccacttcttgcccgctgctgtctttcacgccggtattggtcccggatgctgtgccatcgtgtcattacatcatccactgcaattacaTGTTCAAAAATATTGAGCAAGATCAGTAGGAACATAGCTTCTTACAGTtgtcattgtttttgtttttttgtttgtttttttgggggggggggtttcttgcaccattatttacatggtgcagcagatgtgaaaggggttacatgcagtggtctatatatcggtcacagttggaaactttacagtcacagactgggaggggagagaaccctgttcttGCAAACATACATTAGGTCGGATTGTGAATGTGAAATAAAAATGCCTTCTGCAAGAATTAGCCTAATGTGACAATTTAGGACAAATAAAGACAAGGGGCAACACCCCTCTGGGCGAGGTATGAGTACCAAGAAATATTTATCCGCGCAACATCAAGATTACCTATGTACATAAACACTTGGCCTTGTTAATCAGCTTTGGGATTTGACAAAATGGACATAAATGACACAGATATCTAAAAATGATTCTTCAAGTCATCATGTAGGGAAAGCATCTTGTAAAGTCAAATCTGGGgaatacatgagtgtacttacttagtcttgtctggtccgcacgtggccgttgggcataatcagggaataggaggccacagatggccctccaagctgcctctttcctggcccggttggagtagtttggatcccgctggtcccatatttctggcctttcttggaccaggatgaggagcatgtccacattaattagactggccatgatgcatgcaactctgtggaggcgagccccagacttccgggatgtctgtgtggcgttttcagctaattagcatgtctgggattcatgattgagagcttggctcaattccttgcacctggcgttggctggcgtatttctcgcaagtcacactgctggtccgtgtgtaatccgtatttttcacgcacccatagactttcattggcgatttttttgcgcaacacggtgacaaacgcagcatgctgcgattttctacggccgtacaagaccgtatattacggatccgtaaaatacggcagataggagctgggacatagggaatcattgggccatgtttaatgcgtattttacggacgtagtttatgcgctcatacgtccgtaaaactcgctagtgtgaggccggccttataggtTCCCTTTAGGGTTCAGGATAAGAGTGCAGTCAGACGGCAATGTTCGGGCTGGCCATGGGTCTTTCAACCCgaacatgacagctgcatagaaatacttgaAGCTGTCATGCTCCAGAGAGCCACCAACCAGTCCGTGCACTGCCATCGAATCTTGGTATAAATTATACGTCCGTCTGACTGTACCCTAATGGAGATTTCAATGACACACAAGCTCTGAATTCAAAGTTTGATTTTAGTTTCATTATTAGTAATGATGGGAGTAATACTGACCCTCCTTGATGGCACTGTATTAAAAAAATGAAAGCTATTAAGATGCTGTTACTGCTCTATTTTACAGCTCAATCAATTCACAGTCATGCTGAGTGGCTATACTGCCGTAGTAGATAACTATACCATGCTCACTACGTCTTCATTAGTGTGTGAAATGGTGCCTAGCATTAATGATTTTTGGATGATCCTCGCAAAAAGATTTACAAAGTTCAAATTTGCGTGTAACCATGAACTTCAGGAAATTCAGCTTGAACTCAATCCTCTGCAgatcaatccactcatctctaatagtTGGTAATTATTCAGATCCAAAAGTTCTAGTTAAGATGTAAAAGTAGATATGTGTAAAGTAGAACAGATTATTTTAAAAAATCAGGAACGAGCACAGCAAGTCCAATTCGATGTGTCAGAGGCGTCTCACATTCTCTAAAATCTCATATAAATTGAAATACCCTACAAAAGTATTCTTCAAATAGAAATATTTTATCCAATAACATGCAAAAATACAGTTCAGCAATCATGTATGCAAGGATATATTTGGGTGCATACAGCtaaattaaaaggaatctgtcagtaggtttttgctatgtaatcagatgacagcatgaggtaggggttaaaacacaaaaTTCAATGAGGTCAGGCTGTGTGCTATTGTTTACTTAcattgaaggttttatcactaggacattttCATTGCTGTGTCTATCTATTGCGTTGGCACTCATGGGACTTACTGTCAATATACTACGTACATAAAGAGCCTGGTGGTGAAgggtcagctttctcagctctgctgtattgctaaatTTAAAAACTATGTGAAAGGCTACACTGTAAGTGATAGATCACTGGACTCAGAGTcgctttgcctacattatgctgctctcagatgagctagcaaaaacctgctgacagatacccCTTAAGCGGACATTGCTGTACTGTAGCAGTATGCACTGAAAGTGAACTACTTTTTTGTATATATCCTTGCTGGACtgtatttttgcactttattggcTACaaatcagaggcatagctaggggtttGGATCGGGGGGGGCGAAACTTTCTGAGAGGGTCCCTAACCATGTAACCCTGATTACAAATATGGTGGTGCACCTTAATAGTAGACATAGGGGAGCCAAAGCAGAtcactgcgctgttactgaaaagaAATCTTCATACAAAGACAAACatcgatattaccaccatatggtgacagtggtagataccagccctgcagaacatataaggcccctttcacacatcaggcttttgctGTCAGTCTCAATCCggggaattttgaaaaaaacggatctggcgaatgttgccgccggatccgtttttttgtcatagacttgtattagcaacggattgcgacGAATGGCCTCATGCTttatccgtcgttcgccggatccgtcaaaaattgtttatccggcggccagagaaaatggacatagtaaagtttttgtgtccgtcaaaaaaaacggacagcaatggatccgtcgccgtccgtcgtttgctagaatggaagcctatggcaccggatccatcaaattatgttttttttaactgagcatgctccgatttttttaggatccaattagatgGATTAGCTacttggatccggcaaaaaaatgaatcacatcagtttttcacaatctgcgacggatccgttttcttcaacattt
This is a stretch of genomic DNA from Ranitomeya variabilis isolate aRanVar5 chromosome 6, aRanVar5.hap1, whole genome shotgun sequence. It encodes these proteins:
- the LOC143782144 gene encoding uncharacterized protein LOC143782144, which translates into the protein MFLLILLNIFEHVIAVDDVMTRWHSIRDQYRRERQQRARSGSSAPLKKRKYIYYDRLSFLDVSMNLRQTQSNLTERETGSESEALIDPVSVDEEVAGPSFQASASILEDPSASSSQQAAASEEDAAAPPPSAPHDAERPEEHAQSSSPPHPLVSSPQAAGPLRRARRRRELQATRNDVDAGVLNYLARAATDDGEEAFARSLARYLRPLPREVRLRVRGCMQILIDLSTAPNNPYEVFEYLERRQLSQTNLLRLQFPQQEQDQSGFAAPPPRMPPPQPLPPPNIQRPSVYQMAAYNPQSQYGNFSRPSDVGWSQPGFGQHGHFGLGYDASQYVRQHEAQRQLAYGHHPTGQYGQGQYSVPQASASSQDEVTLAQQRPPDQDPEQAPSPPPTYRDL